In Chryseobacterium lactis, a single genomic region encodes these proteins:
- a CDS encoding helix-turn-helix domain-containing protein: protein MALLITLDNVYKLYNLDSSKKTEGIVILNQQNDPKKKYTNNSRLFDGLLLGFLIQGSMKAQIHFLEYEMNAGDIAVLQPQLMMDTKALSDDAQIVTIGLSLDFITAFPILREFIMNNQIRWQPVIRLQPEEIKLQNELLTLIQNFYNKKPSHNKTEMLRHLVMVLISMISEVYSSLPNNKSLVKNRTHEIIDDFYLLISKHANQERSVAFYAKKLHLTPQYLSTFLKQRTGKSVLQWIDHITILHAKTLLKSSNLSIKEISNELHFEETSVFCRYFKRIVGVSPKTYRNEY, encoded by the coding sequence ATGGCTCTATTGATAACTTTGGATAATGTCTATAAATTGTACAATCTTGATTCTTCAAAAAAGACGGAAGGAATAGTTATTCTCAATCAACAAAATGATCCTAAAAAGAAATATACAAACAATAGCCGTCTATTTGATGGTTTATTGCTAGGATTCCTGATACAAGGATCCATGAAAGCACAGATTCATTTTTTGGAATATGAAATGAACGCAGGTGATATTGCTGTTTTACAGCCGCAATTGATGATGGACACAAAAGCATTGAGTGACGATGCCCAAATTGTAACCATTGGTCTTTCCTTAGATTTTATTACAGCATTTCCAATTTTACGTGAGTTTATAATGAACAACCAAATTAGATGGCAGCCAGTTATCAGACTTCAACCTGAAGAAATAAAGTTGCAAAATGAATTATTGACGCTTATACAGAATTTCTACAATAAAAAACCTAGCCATAATAAAACAGAAATGCTTCGACATCTTGTTATGGTTCTGATTAGTATGATTTCTGAAGTATATTCTTCTTTACCGAATAACAAAAGCTTGGTGAAAAACCGCACACATGAGATTATAGATGATTTTTATCTACTCATTTCAAAGCATGCTAACCAAGAACGAAGTGTTGCGTTTTATGCTAAAAAGCTACATTTAACACCACAATATCTTTCCACTTTCCTGAAACAGAGAACGGGGAAATCTGTATTACAGTGGATTGATCATATCACAATTCTACATGCTAAAACACTATTGAAATCTTCTAATTTATCAATTAAAGAAATTAGCAATGAGCTTCATTTCGAAGAAACAAGTGTCTTCTGCAGATACTTTAAAAGAATAGTAGGAGTGTCGCCAAAAACCTATAGAAACGAATACTAA